A region of Sugiyamaella lignohabitans strain CBS 10342 chromosome A, complete sequence DNA encodes the following proteins:
- the MRPL27 gene encoding mitochondrial 54S ribosomal protein YmL27 (Mitochondrial ribosomal protein of the large subunit; homolog of human Bcl-2 interacting protein BMRP; GO_component: GO:0005762 - mitochondrial large ribosomal subunit [Evidence IPI] [PMID 12392552]; GO_component: GO:0005739 - mitochondrion [Evidence IEA,IEA]; GO_component: GO:0005739 - mitochondrion [Evidence IDA] [PMID 16823961]; GO_component: GO:0030529 - ribonucleoprotein complex [Evidence IEA]; GO_component: GO:0005840 - ribosome [Evidence IEA]; GO_function: GO:0003735 - structural constituent of ribosome [Evidence IPI] [PMID 12392552]; GO_process: GO:0032543 - mitochondrial translation [Evidence IC] [PMID 12392552]) has translation MKPTQINFLLRPWQTYRNGEIFYGMLKTGNKRWSLTTKQGNKTFYKGTGSSGVGRWTTRGRYIVNWEKVRTYVVPSGIDTTQLKPLVCATAPKVKHTFRGYQGPMDGKLYVQKVKDFIKYGVEESPESARNENFIERG, from the coding sequence ATGAAACCCACTCAAATCAACTTCCTGCTACGCCCATGGCAGACATACCGTAATGGAGAGATCTTTTACGGTATGCTCAAAACTGGTAATAAGAGATGGTCACTGACTACCAAGCAAGGTAATAAAACATTCTACAAAGGTACTGGTTCGTCAGGTGTGGGTAGATGGACCACAAGAGGAAGATATATTGTCAACTGGGAAAAAGTACGAACCTACGTTGTTCCTAGCGGTATTGATACTACTCAACTGAAGCCATTGGTATGTGCCACAGCACCCAAGGTCAAGCATACATTCAGAGGCTATCAAGGTCCCATGGATGGAAAGCTATATGTACAAAAGGTGAAAGATTTCATCAAATACGGTGTTGAAGAGAGTCCTGAAAGTGCTAGAAACGAGAACTTTATTGAGAGAGGTTAA
- the ABZ1 gene encoding 4-amino-4-deoxychorismate synthase (Para-aminobenzoate (PABA) synthase; has similarity to Escherichia coli PABA synthase components PabA and PabB; required for the synthesis of para-aminobenzoic acid, an important intermediate for folate and ubiquinone Q biosynthesis; protein abundance increases in response to DNA replication stress; GO_component: GO:0005737 - cytoplasm [Evidence IEA,IEA]; GO_component: GO:0005737 - cytoplasm [Evidence IDA] [PMID 14562095]; GO_function: GO:0046820 - 4-amino-4-deoxychorismate synthase activity [Evidence IEA]; GO_function: GO:0046820 - 4-amino-4-deoxychorismate synthase activity [Evidence IMP,ISS] [PMID 8346682]; GO_function: GO:0003824 - catalytic activity [Evidence IEA]; GO_function: GO:0016833 - oxo-acid-lyase activity [Evidence IEA]; GO_function: GO:0016740 - transferase activity [Evidence IEA]; GO_process: GO:0009058 - biosynthetic process [Evidence IEA]; GO_process: GO:0046656 - folic acid biosynthetic process [Evidence IEA]; GO_process: GO:0006541 - glutamine metabolic process [Evidence IEA]; GO_process: GO:0008152 - metabolic process [Evidence IEA,IEA]; GO_process: GO:0008153 - para-aminobenzoic acid biosynthetic process [Evidence IMP] [PMID 8346682]; GO_process: GO:0046654 - tetrahydrofolate biosynthetic process [Evidence IEA]): protein MARILLIDSYDSFTFNLSTLIEKVTGATVITIRNDAIGSDELINDILPLFDAVVVGPGPGSPDNPDDIGVLDSLWKLTDEHVLPIFGVCLGFQSMVLGFGGSIHRLKVIKHGQPGKIQHSGESIFKGLPQGFSSIRYHSLHARISDKDNLPNGTTNGHVNGNTTSNGTRAGSGRDTSGSITPLAWLISTEDDHAERVLMAGKHLSKPFYGVQYHPESICSEYGAEVLMNFWLEAQKWSSEHGRVASQDEAKFNIMKSHYSIKPEPLTTGDLSSTTSPVQVPYKKLQLRPLVNSDSPSSTYIGADIICDELLETGNFVLLNSASEPGRWSIIGVLQPGKTNTITHYTSQSPQYAYITKWKETERSPIDLATYGSHKDGGDTNSHPSVWNFLAHYMSPKIAIYKQATTPPNAPFIGGLVGYFTYEASSLNMIPEKKPLPVSQENQTNAADVSLVDVERTILIDNQTHVLYTVSLLPGDDEWLTTTIEKIDNLQKQSGPFTSTITPLELPANPTVTMPDKEKYIAKIRASQEYLKSGDSYELCLTAQTKIEYKEVVDPWNLYKILLKRNPAPYSCFLDLPDSILVGSSPERFMSWNRQGMCEFRPIKGTVKKSPDMTRAKAEAILNTPKELGENLMIVDLIRHDLNQILHNVRADKLMSVEEYKSVYQLVSVIQGDLPNEYLGIDVLSHSLPPGSMTGAPKLRSVEILHHLEDQVPRGIYSGVSGYWSVQDEGDWSVIIRSTYMYKADLHTWRIGAGGAITILSDPEAEWDEMQTKLNTALQAFREV, encoded by the coding sequence atggcTCGTATTTTACTGATAGACTCGTACGACTCGTTTACTTTTAACTTATCCACTTTGATTGAAAAGGTTACTGGTGCCACTGTTATCACTATACGAAATGATGCTATTGGATCCGACGAACTTATAAACGACATTCTACCTTTATTTGATGCTGTCGTTGTTGGTCCTGGTCCTGGATCTCCTGATAACCCGGATGATATTGGTGTCCTCGATAGTCTATGGAAATTGACCGATGAGCATGTATTGCCTATTTTCGGTGTCTGTTTGGGTTTCCAAAGCATGGTTCTTGGCTTTGGTGGTTCAATTCATAGACTCAAGGTTATAAAGCATGGTCAGCCTGGAAAGATTCAGCATTCTGGAGAAAGCATCTTCAAGGGTCTCCCTCAAGGGTTTTCGAGCATTCGCTATCACTCATTACATGCCAGAATCTCAGATAAAGATAATCTTCCTAACGGTACAACAAATGGCCATGTTAATGGCAATACAACTAGCAATGGTACGAGAGCTGGATCTGGCCGTGATACATCAGGATCAATAACTCCTCTTGCTTGGTTAATATCGACCGAAGATGATCATGCCGAGAGAGTCTTGATGGCAGGTAAGCATCTCTCAAAGCCATTTTATGGAGTTCAGTATCACCCCGAAAGCATCTGCTCCGAGTACGGTGCAGAGGTCTTGATGAACTTCTGGCTGGAAGCACAGAAATGGTCGTCAGAACATGGACGAGTTGCCTCTCAAGACGAAGCAAAATTCAATATTATGAAATCGCATTATAGCATTAAGCCGGAACCTTTAACAACGGGAGATCTTTCATCAACTACGTCCCCGGTACAAGTTCCTTATAAAAAACTACAGCTACGGCCTCTAGTTAATAGTGATTCGCCATCGTCAACATATATTGGTGCAGATATTATCTGCGATGAGCTGTTGGAAACAGGCAACTTTGTCTTACTTAATTCGGCCTCAGAGCCAGGAAGATGGTCTATCATCGGTGTTTTACAACCTGGCAAGACAAATACGATTACGCATTACACGAGTCAATCCCCCCAATATGCATACATTACAAAGTGGAAAGAGACTGAACGTTCTCCTATAGACCTAGCCACATATGGTAGCCATAAGGACGGTGGTGATACCAATTCGCATCCTTCAGTTTGGAATTTCCTCGCTCACTACATGTCACCTAAAATCGCTATATACAAACAGGCCACAACTCCTCCAAACGCACCTTTCATTGGTGGTTTAGTAGGCTACTTCACTTATGAGGCTTCCTCCCTCAATATGATTCCTGAAAAGAAACCTCTCCCTGTGTCCCAAGAAAATCAGACtaatgctgctgatgtttcTCTTGTCGATGTTGAACGAACCATTCTTATTGATAATCAAACTCATGTACTATACACAGTGTCTCTGCTCCCTGGTGACGATGAATGGTTGACAACCACAATAGAGAAAATTGATAACCTCCAAAAACAATCTGGCCCATTCACATCCACAATCACCCCTCTAGAACTTCCTGCTAATCCCACTGTTACAATGCCAGACAAAGAAAAGTACATTGCAAAAATCAGGGCCTCACAAGAGTATCTAAAAAGTGGAGACTCTTACGAATTATGTCTTACAGCCCAAACTAAAATCGAGTATAAGGAAGTGGTTGATCCCTGGAACCTATACAAGATTTTGCTTAAACGTAATCCTGCTCCATATTCGTGTTTTCTCGATCTCCCTGATTCTATTTTAGTAGGTTCGTCACCTGAGCGGTTTATGTCTTGGAACAGACAGGGTATGTGTGAGTTCCGTCCTATCAAAGGAACTGTGAAAAAATCGCCTGACATGACTCGTGCTAAAGCTGAAGCCATCTTGAATACACCAAAAGAACTCGGTGAGAATCTCATGATCGTAGATCTCATTAGACACGATCTCAACCAAATTCTTCACAATGTTCGTGCTGATAAACTGATGTCTGTCGAGGAGTACAAATCTGTTTATCAGCTGGTATCAGTTATTCAGGGTGATCTGCCCAATGAGTATTTGGGTATTGATGTCCTAAGCCACTCACTTCCACCAGGATCTATGACAGGTGCTCCCAAATTACGCTCTGTTGAGATTCTACATCATTTGGAGGACCAAGTACCACGAGGTATTTATTCTGGAGTATCAGGCTACTGGTCGGTCCAAGACGAAGGCGATTGGAGCGTTATTATTCGCTCAACATACATGTACAAAGCAGACTTGCATACTTGGCgaattggtgctggtggagctATCACCATTCTCAGTGACCCTGAAGCTGAATGGGACGAAATGCAGACCAAGCTCAATACAGCTCTTCAGGCCTTTCGCGAAGTTTAG
- the ECO1 gene encoding Eco1p (Acetyltransferase; required for establishment of sister chromatid cohesion; acetylates Mps3p to regulate nuclear organization; modifies Smc3p at replication forks and Mcd1p in response to dsDNA breaks; phosphorylated by three kinases (Cdc28p, Cdc7p, Mck1p) to generate pair of phosphates spaced precisely for recognition by ubiquitin ligase SCF-Cdc4; mutations in human homolog ESCO2 cause Roberts syndrome; relative distribution to nucleus increases upon DNA replication stress; GO_component: GO:0000785 - chromatin [Evidence IEA]; GO_component: GO:0005737 - cytoplasm [Evidence IDA] [PMID 22842922]; GO_component: GO:0000790 - nuclear chromatin [Evidence IPI] [PMID 9990856]; GO_component: GO:0043596 - nuclear replication fork [Evidence IDA] [PMID 16962805]; GO_component: GO:0005634 - nucleus [Evidence IEA,IEA]; GO_component: GO:0005634 - nucleus [Evidence IDA] [PMID 22842922]; GO_function: GO:0016407 - acetyltransferase activity [Evidence IDA] [PMID 11864574]; GO_function: GO:0016407 - acetyltransferase activity [Evidence IDA] [PMID 18614053]; GO_function: GO:0016407 - acetyltransferase activity [Evidence IDA,IMP] [PMID 22593213]; GO_function: GO:0003682 - chromatin binding [Evidence IDA] [PMID 9990856]; GO_function: GO:0046872 - metal ion binding [Evidence IEA]; GO_function: GO:0016740 - transferase activity [Evidence IEA]; GO_function: GO:0016746 - transferase activity, transferring acyl groups [Evidence IEA]; GO_process: GO:0006281 - DNA repair [Evidence IDA] [PMID 11448778]; GO_process: GO:0006260 - DNA replication [Evidence IEA]; GO_process: GO:0006260 - DNA replication [Evidence IMP] [PMID 9990856]; GO_process: GO:0007049 - cell cycle [Evidence IEA]; GO_process: GO:0051276 - chromosome organization [Evidence IMP] [PMID 19948494]; GO_process: GO:0006302 - double-strand break repair [Evidence IMP] [PMID 11448778]; GO_process: GO:0034087 - establishment of mitotic sister chromatid cohesion [Evidence IGI] [PMID 16934511]; GO_process: GO:0034087 - establishment of mitotic sister chromatid cohesion [Evidence IMP] [PMID 9990855]; GO_process: GO:0034087 - establishment of mitotic sister chromatid cohesion [Evidence IMP] [PMID 9990856]; GO_process: GO:0018393 - internal peptidyl-lysine acetylation [Evidence IDA] [PMID 18614053]; GO_process: GO:0007076 - mitotic chromosome condensation [Evidence IMP] [PMID 19948494]; GO_process: GO:0034421 - post-translational protein acetylation [Evidence IEA]; GO_process: GO:0006275 - regulation of DNA replication [Evidence IEA]; GO_process: GO:0006275 - regulation of DNA replication [Evidence IGI] [PMID 9990855]; GO_process: GO:0007088 - regulation of mitosis [Evidence IMP] [PMID 9990855]; GO_process: GO:0007062 - sister chromatid cohesion [Evidence IEA]; GO_process: GO:0070058 - tRNA gene clustering [Evidence IMP] [PMID 19948494]; GO_process: GO:0032200 - telomere organization [Evidence IMP] [PMID 19948494]), whose product MAVYISERKKRRLLALAAEKENDGDFLAADLNPLTGPIKGLSSPSLSSTPLSLTSSSPPRPGGLQREGLQLMSPPPSSPLRSLSNSKLNEKANRNDEKQTPETRSSKNRTRSDPFADLISLECGEVTQSSGTSSDKIHHTISSSTNGTSQKNTILSMFSAKKQSTKISIHTDANENAVLEPIKPTPLKPVKSLIQAQLLVGVESQKTCPLCGMSYSPVLKEDVKSHDKLHGRYLRGRPWPKSYGKRIPYNHDFITTSHSEYIVKIDASSKPSEKAAVQDILDLVNSELNAPPENPYWRTRSEQGAAFVYVKDKRATSLLIVERITQAYVMDAATGQLTDKIQPAIIGVSRIFTVKECRSLNMASKLLDSCLSNFIYALSVPKNRVAWSQPTASGLKLAQRWTQFDPTYKTALVYLEEGS is encoded by the coding sequence ATGGCAGTATACATCTCtgagagaaagaagaggagattACTGGCATTGGCCGCTGAAAAGGAGAACGATGGTGACTTTTTGGCAGCAGATCTGAACCCACTAACGGGTCCGATAAAAGGAttatcttcaccatctcTTTCATCAACGCCGTTATCTCTCACTAGCTCTTCTCCACCACGACCTGGAGGTTTACAGCGTGAAGGTTTACAGTTGATGTCTCCACCTCCATCCTCGCCATTGCGTTCGTTGTCGAATAGTAAATTGAACGAAAAAGCTAATAGAAATGACGAGAAACAGACACCCGAGACAAGGAGTTCGAAGAATAGGACACGTTCAGACCCGTTTGCAGACTTAATCTCTTTAGAATGTGGGGAAGTTACTCAATCTAGTGGAACGAGTAGCGACAAAATCCATCATACTATTTCCAGCAGTACAAATGGGACCAGTCAAAAGAATACAATTCTGTCAATGTTTTCGGCCAAAAAGCAATCTACCAAAATTTCTATTCATACTGATGCGAATGAGAATGCCGTGTTGGAACCGATAAAACCAACTCCCCTGAAACCTGTCAAATCCCTCATTCAAGCACAGCTCTTGGTCGGTGTAGAGTCTCAAAAAACATGCCCTTTATGTGGCATGTCTTATTCACCAGTACTAAAAGAAGATGTCAAATCACACGACAAGCTTCATGGTCGTTATTTGAGAGGTAGACCTTGGCCAAAGTCGTATGGAAAACGTATTCCATATAATCATGACTTTATTACTACATCGCATTCTGAATATATCGTCAAAATAGACGCCAGCTCCAAACCTTCGGAAAAAGCAGCAGTTCAAGATATTCTCGATCTTGTCAATTCAGAACTGAATGCCCCGCCTGAAAATCCTTATTGGCGAACTCGATCTGAGCAAGGTGCTGCTTTTGTTTATGTGAAAGACAAGCGAGCCACGTCTCTGCTAATTGTAGAACGTATCACCCAGGCTTACGTCATGGATGCCGCTACTGGCCAGCTAACCGACAAAATTCAACCAGCAATCATTGGTGTCTCGCGTATATTCACAGTGAAAGAGTGCCGTTCTCTTAATATGGCCTCGAAGCTACTTGATTCCTGTCTATCGAACTTTATATACGCACTTTCAGTTCCTAAAAACCGTGTTGCCTGGAGCCAACCCACAGCATCTGGACTCAAGCTGGCTCAACGCTGGACTCAGTTTGACCCAACCTATAAAACTGCCCTCGTCTATCTTGAAGAGGGATCGTGA